The stretch of DNA GTGGTTACCAGTATGGGTTGAGTGGTTAGATTGTGGGTGGGTGGGTGCTGGCTTTGCGTACTCCTGCCGCAACAGCAGGACATAAAAAAACCGCTTCGAAAACCGGAGCGGTGAATGGGGCAAAATCAGTAAAGGCAACGAAACCAACGGAGACAACAACCTTTTGGTCATCTCGCAGGACGCTGTTATGAAAGGTCCCGCGCTCCATCAAATGTTGGTTATTGAGGTGAAGCACGTCGCAAAAGTACTACTTCATCTAGGCATATCAACTTTAACTATGTTAAGTTTATGTTATCTAAATGTTACCTGCCTTGAAATTCCCTACGCAGAGGTTGAGCCAAAATTTTATACCATATGTATCTGTATTTCAGCAAATTTATTTATCTAAATCTATTACACCATGTTTAAATCTCCTGCTTATCTTTGCTCTTTAGCCTACTAGAATCTGGCTTACATTATCTAAACCGCGGCATAGCTCATATAATAATAATACAATTTAAATTATTTTACCTTGTCTATTATAAGTAGGAACCTGCTTCTGTGGGCTTTGATGAGCAACAGATTCCTAAATTTCTCTATGCACACTTATTTAGTTGATTTGGATAAGCAGCCTTTTCTAATTATCTTAACATATTCATAATTATTTAGATTTTGTACAATTCAGCTGTTGGCAGCTACTTTTGTACCACACCACCACCCAGCACCTCATTACTTGCGCTTTTATGAAAAACTTGCTACTCAGTTTTCTCTTTTGCGGGCTGCTGCTTGCTTCATTTGTTACCAGAGCCCAATCTGAGACTCCGGCTCCTGTTGAGTACAGTGAGCGGGTACCTGCAGATGGCGCTGGTAAAAGCGCTTTATATCGGAGTGCTCTTAACTGGACAGAAACCCATTTTGCGTACGGGCCAAAAAGCAATCAGAAAACGGATGCTACCACTGGTACAGTTCGCCTGACGGGCACAGGCAAAGTAAAACCCGTTGATACCAAAGGCCGGGAAAAAGAAATAACTGTGCTCTTTGATTTCAACTTTCGCGCAAACGACAACGGCTACGAGTATAGCGTAGGGTCTTTCCGAGTTATAGCTGATCCGGAGCAGCCGAGCCAAACCGAACCGCTAGATACTTACCTGATGGCGCTA from Hymenobacter taeanensis encodes:
- a CDS encoding DUF4468 domain-containing protein, giving the protein MKNLLLSFLFCGLLLASFVTRAQSETPAPVEYSERVPADGAGKSALYRSALNWTETHFAYGPKSNQKTDATTGTVRLTGTGKVKPVDTKGREKEITVLFDFNFRANDNGYEYSVGSFRVIADPEQPSQTEPLDTYLMALRAEKSNERTHNERRVTAQATSLASEAAMSFRSYMNSQPTDVNVGLAGEN